A window of Punica granatum isolate Tunisia-2019 chromosome 8, ASM765513v2, whole genome shotgun sequence genomic DNA:
aagatgaagatgaatggagatggagatggagatggagatggagatggagactATTAGACGATTGATAAAACCACAACGCATGTGTTGGAGTGAGAAATATTAtcgattttttgtttcaacggatatatatttttctatttttatttttatattttatagaaattatttggCGGAGTTAAACAATACTAACGATGTTTCTAACAGAGGATTAATTTGATGGACATAATGCTCTTTGAAAGACCATATTGATGACAAAAATCTTTGAAGGACCAACTTGATGACAATATGATCTTCAAATGACCAAGTTGATGGCAATATGATCTTCAAAGAACCATATTGATAGTAAAAATTTTtgaatgaccaaattgatgacAGTAAGATCGTTGAATGACCATATTGATGacaaaaatttttaaagatcaaattgattgtaatatgatatttgaGGAAACATGTTCATAGTTTTCTCTGCTCGACCGGAACATCTCATTTATTTGCAGTGGCACCCCTATCTCTTATCTAATTACATGTCGATTCCATATGTAATTTCACTCAAAGGTCGCCTTGTTTGATTTGTAAatgttattttagaatcacaattctaacttaacttactcactacaaaataaaataacttatataaagtcaaagagtgaactctatttatatatttttttttcacaataaagtaatataatttatataaaattaaaggatgatattttttttaaattaaaatctgattttaaaattttacaatgATACACAACACAAaacacttaaaaaaaaaatcctgtCAAAACCATGATCGTTGCCTCATACAGTGAGGCTCAGGCAGAGAGAGCTGAGCCGAGCTCGAACCTTCAACAATGGCATCGAGCATGAGGTAAagcttcctcctcctccttctccttctcctcttcctcctccatctcctccatctattCCTTCCGTCTGCGCACATCGATTTTCCTGCAATTTTGAATGATATATGCACCCTCTGCTTTGGCGGCTGAAAACCCCTTAGTTTCCATTTCCATCTTGTTTAGCTCAGAAAGTTCCTTCTTGGTTTCCGGGAAGATGCGACTTTGATTGATCATTGTTTGCGATGAGTTCCGTGTTGCTGTTCTTAGGCACCGAATTAACTATCAAGGCTATAGAATTTGGGGCAATTCTCCTATGTTTTTTTGGCAAATGTTTTTTCGGTCGCAGATGAAGATTATGCGTGATTTAGAGGAACGCAATTTAGCTGTGATTGCTTTTGTTTGTGAATTAATTACTATGCTCTTCAAGATTCTTCTTTTTCAGTGTATGCGAAGCATCAGTTTGTCGAAAGATTCATTCTTTATTGCTTCAGGATATGTCCTGTTAGTTAACGAATCTATGGGGACACGGTATGTCAAACTCTGGGAATCTCGAATATACCTGTGGATCAGCCGGGAAGTCTTGGTTTTCTTGTTCTCTCTGAACTCGCACAGTCATTTCCTCACTCAATTCTCCTGTTTTAGGGCCACTGTGGGACTTTTGCTTCGCGACATCGTGTCTTCACAGGCAGACATGGAGAAGCTGGAGAAGAAGAGCCTAGAGGAACTTGATCAGATGGTCTATCAGGAGATGATGAAGGtgagtttattttgtttcgATTAGAATTTAACGAACAATATTTTTGGGGTTCTAATGGATTTgcagaatatatatttataacttAAATACCAACAAAGTACCGAATGCTATgattggttttagagttaagtagagttgagttttgattttaattgggttgtactgtttgtgttgttgaattatgaaaaaaaatgtgaaatagtaataaatagttgagagaaagtaatgattgtgttgttaaattgaagataagtgaatTTAAGTAaggtagagttaaagttaaaattcgtttgtgaaaccaaacaagacTTGCAACGGAGGCCGCCATGTTGATCCTAATGTCAAAATGGTTATTGTATGCAACCTAAGCCATCCTCTGACTAGCTTTTGAGTTGCAGTACAAATCAAATGAAATCATTCAAGGTCTCTTGACTCTTATCAAATTAAACACCGTATCATCAGTTTCCTAACATTCCTGCATATCACCTTCTTTTTCCTCTACTCCAACTTAGTACGTCAATTGACTCATTACTTCCAAATTCGCGGAAGGAAGAACACAATTGTATAAAAGAAGCTAGATAAAAAAGAAGTAAGTTCAGCTGCATACTTAAGCATGCCCATAACCTATTTGAGTACGAGCTGAACTCTTAACTCGGTTTCCTATCCTCACACCTCGATATACTCTCTGCCTGCTCTGTTCTCATCTCCTTCGCGGTTCTTCACTCAATGTCTGTTTTCATCATTCTTCCTCATCTCTGTTGCCGCCTcgatctctctcttcctccttaGTTTCTCTGTTCGATCAGATAAAACCCAGGAACAGAGTAAACTAAAAGACTCACATGGTGGAAAAAGAATGATGTGAGGGGATAGGGCGTCGCCTAGCCAAAGCATTTGCATTAGAAAATatcatatgtgtgtgtgtgtgtgtatccACGGGTGCAGTGGGGGCTTCCCCACCTGTTGGTGAGGTGGGTTCTTCTTCAGCGATGATGATGTTGGTTTCTTCCACAGTTCTGTTTTGTTTTTTGCTTTCCTCTTAATTTTCCACTGATCGTTCACTCTCTTGTAGGCATTGCAATTTGGTAGATCCCAGAGTCAAGCCTTAGCTTCTCTTAGAAACAAGGCGGGCAGACTCAGTCAGGATTTGGTATTAGCTTCAGAGAACAAGGAGAGAGTTCAACGTCACCTGCTTGAGGAGTGCAAGTCCCGCCGGAGAGAAAGGGAGGAGCTCCAAAAAAGCACTCTGGAGTTGGAGGCGGAGAAGGACTGCTTCATCCGAGAGACTAGGGCATTGAGAGACCAAAATAGGTTGCTTCAGGCGGAGCTCCGTGCTAAGGAGTTAGGTGTGAAGAGGTTGCCTGAATCTAATCTCAACATTGAGGAGGAGCTTATAAGAGGACTCGATTCGAGGAGGATGCTGACGAGCGAGCAGTCTGGAGGATGAAACCAGTTCTTAGGAAGACTTACTACGAGCTGCGCAAAGTTTGCTGTACACAGCCTCTTCGCTCAGTACCGATTTTTGATATCCTTTCTCAGCATCAGGATGGTCAATCATCGTTGAGGGAGGATGAAGAGCGAGACGAGGAGATTGATAGTCTGGACTCAGACGAAGGGTGGCTCTGTGATGACAACGACCACGCGCTCCTTGAGAATGGTGTCCCCAAGGCCAAAGTGGATGGTGCTGGCGACACCATCTCCACTCCAGCCGCAATCAAGAGATCATCCTTGGTAATTGATCCAAAAAAGCCGAGTAGATTAGTGGGTCGCAGGGATTTAGGATTTTAGTGTCAGTTGCACGCATTCGTTTATCTACTGTAAGCATGTCCTTGTTATAGAAATGAACTTGTTATGTTGCTCTACCGGAGTTGCAGTATCGAACTTTGTGATGGACTAATTTTGCTGGCCGCCGTTAATCTTCAAGTTCTTTCTCAACAAACTTATGGTTTATAGTATATTCTTTATAGTATCCTCACCCTGCAATCCCTGTCGGGTTTTGCTTATCGTGGCCGCAGATTTTGTCACCTCGATGTAAGTTGTTGGAGCTGCATAGGTTACCTCTCGACAAGACTAACATGCTTCGTTTGGTTTCGGAATAAGATTTCAATTCTTCTCCATTTCATTTGCATCCAAATGATATAGGTACGTGGATATAGAAATTGatggagaatttattattaaaaatttatttataatcatGATCAGGAAAAAGTATGTATGagaatttatattaaataaaaaatataaaaaataattatgtttaGCACTCCTTGGGAGGGTTTTCGAGTTTATTATAGTCTGGGCGATTCCGGTATCCATGAATGCAATCGCTTTGGTTGGTTTTgcattgaaagaaaaatggacAGGAGGGGAGAACCAAACCCACCTGTGCCAGGCTGTTCGAGGGGCGAGGGTGTATGGGGGCGGGAATGTCATTTACATGTCATTCATCTGAAAGCCCATATGTCCATGGGCCGGACCCAGACCCGGACCCGGACCCGGAACCGGACCCGGACCCAGACCCGGACCCGGAACCGGACCCGGAACCGGACCCGGACCCGGACCCGGACTACGAAAATCCGCGAGGCCACTTTTGGGTTATATTCGGCCTTCCTTCATCGGCAGCGCCGACTGTGAGTgtggagagagaagaaaatgtTACGGATGCTCCGACGCTACACTCGCCCCGCCGTCTCCGCGGCCGCCCGCCCCTTCTCGGCCGCGCCAGCGGCGGATGGGGTGGCCTCTACCTCTGCCGCCCCTTCCACCGGCGCAACCGCAGAGAGTTTGTCCGCCAAAAACGCAGTGGCGGGAACACTCTCGGGAAGCAGCTCCTGAGCCTGGTGTACGCGAAGCGCAGCGCCATCGTCACTATCCGGCAGTGGAAGGAGAAAGGGAACCAGGTGCGGAAGTACGAGCTCAACCGAATCGTTAGGGAGCTCCGCAAACTCAGGCGCTACAAGCACGCCCTCGAGGTCAGTTCCCTCTGGCTTTCCAAGCTTTGCCGATGCTGCGAATTGCAATGTCCTGCACTAACTGCCGATGGATTCAATGTCCTGACTTGTGATTGTGCGTAGAGGCAAATCATAGCTCCTATGAATTGAACTCTAGTTTGGCAGCTGCTATGATATACTAGGTATAGATTTTGAATCATTGTATCGTGCTTTGTCGATTCAGTTTCTTGCTCCTGACCAGAGGATTGAGATTTTGGAGTGTATTTGAGTTACTCGAGTACTAGCCTAATACTGTTTATGTCGGTTTTTCATTGATGatgtttaaaatttgaaattttcatcCACTTTGGTTGTGTTCATTGATTTGAGGTGTGCTTGGTCCTTTTAATTTCATCTAGGCGAAGCCTGGAGATAAAATTCGTGAAATTACTATAGCGATGCAATGAAATGTAATGCAATTTCCATTTAAAAGGCTCGTGCTTTCATGTATGGTTCTATTTGGAAGTGTTCTCCATTTCTTCATGAAATGCATGGCATTTCATTTTCATCGTCTTCTGCAAGTGAAGCAAACACGATGTTGAAACTTCTTCAACAAGAATAGTATGAGCTGTATAAGATTCGAGGGTTCATATGTTGCCACCAACTTGGCTTggaaattatttcttttagaTGGGGGCCTTAAGCTCTTGCTGCATTCGGCCCTCGGCTTCTGCATTCTGCAGATAATTAacaaaatgttttataatCGTTGCATGTCTGCTTTCTGCAGATATGTGAATGGATGACTTTAGAACAAGATATCAAGTTGTTACCTGGTGATTACGCTGTCCACTTGGACTTAATCGCGAAAGTCCGAGGTTTAAACAGCGCAGAGAAGTTCTTTGAAGATATGCCTGCTGAAATGAGAGGCCAACTGACCTGCTCAGCACTTCTCCACTGTTATGCCCAGAACAAACTCTCTGAAAAGGCGGAGGCTTTGGtggagaaaatgaaagaatgcGATATGCTGAAGGATCCTCTTCCCTTCAACCACATGCTCTCGTTGTACATTGCTTGTGGGCAACTCGAGAAGGTTCCTAGTGCAATTGAAGAGCTTAAGAAGAACACCAAACCTGATGCTGTCACTTACAATCTTTGGCTAACGGTTTGCAGCACGAACAATGATGTTGAGACTGCGGAAAAGGTCTTCCTCGAGCTGAAGAAGGCGAGAGTAATTCCCGACTGGGTAACATACAGCATTCTAACCAACCTGTACGTAAAAAAGGGACTGTCCGAGAAGGCAGGTACAACTTTAAAGGAGATGGAGAAGAGGATTTCACGCAAAACTCGAGTTGCTTACTCTTCTCTTATCAGCTTGTACACAAACATGGGAGATAAGGATGGGGCCCGTCGGATATGGAGGAAGATGAAATCATGCTTCAGGAAAATGAATGATGCTGAATATACTTGCATGATATCTTCGCTCGTGAAACTTGGGGAGATTGAAGAAGCTGAGAAGTTTTATACTGAGTGGGAGTCAGGTTCTAATACTGGCGACCCTCGGGTTGCTAACTTACTTATCGCTGCTTACATAAACAATAACCAAATTGAGAAAGCAGAGACCTTTTGTGATCGGGCCATTCAGAAGGGTGTCGATCCATGTTACACTACTTGGGAGCTCTTTACATGGGGCAGTCTAAAAGGTGATCATATGGATAAAGCTTTGGAGTATCTGAAAAAGGCCATTGCAAGTGTTAAAGAGTGGAAATTCGACAAGaaattaattggaaaaatgCTGGAGAAATTTGAGGAGCAAGGTAATGTAGAGGGCGTGGAGGAATTGTTGGCTGTGATCAGGAAAGCCGGGAAGTTGAATGCTGAGGTCTATAATGCGCTTCTCAGAACCTATGCCAAAGCAGGTAAAATGCCACTCATCATCGCTGAGCGGATGGAGAAAGATGGAGTGCACTTGAATGAAGAGACCCATGAGCTTATAAAGAAGACGAGCAATATGTGTGTGAGCGAAGCTTCATGCAGATTTTCTTAAATCAGGATAAGGCTTAATCATGAGACGAGTGAATGACCAATCGCTAGATGGTCCTTGTAGAATCTTTGAACACTCTGCTTCACTAGTGATTTTCACCTAGAAGCAGGAGTGATTCAGTGCATCTTTGCAACAATAGGCTTGCCGAACTCATGCTAAGGAGGTAAGCACTTGCGATGTAAGTTCAACATAACAGGTTCAGCTTGAGAAAAAGGAATCCTTTGGCAGACTAGTTTATTGTCCTCTGCACACGGATATGTAACTTATGAGAATTAGGGATTGCATACAGTCGTTGTCACAGATAGAGCCTGTCATTGGTAGTTGGTGTTTGGAATGTAAGCTTTTATCCTGTATTCAAGTTTTGAACTGCATGACGGAGACCTTACATAGCCAGTCATTTACAGCATGTGTTGACACAACTTTAGTTCCGGAAACAAGTAATGCTTTCTATCTTTCGTATCGATGCGTTGATGAAGTGATAAAGATTGTGTCATGAATATGAAATGGTTTGCAATTTCAGGGTCTTATTATATTCTTTAGCCGGGTAGCAGATTATCCATTCTGCGAGCATTAAATTTGCATGGAGGAATGAATGATAGTCTGAGGTATAGCATTTTCAATCTTGAAGAGCAGGTTGGTGATGTTACACGTATACAAGCTCAGTGCACTCAGCTTCTGCTTAAAATCATCGTGGTTGTATCTGTAACTGCCGTGTAAGTGATTCATGCAGGTCGATTACAGGCTTCGACACTGTAATCGTCGATTCACAGCCAATCATGGGATTTAGATGGACCAGTGACTGTTCAAAACTCGAATCCCCAAGGTAGGAAAGACAGGTTATCCTTTTTCGATCGGAACTCTAGCTGATGATGGCAGATgatgcattttattttatgatagGTTTAAGTACTTGGAGATGTTGAAAAAGCATTTGCATATGTAAACATGGGAGAGCTCATTTATCTGCGGAGTTGGTCAAAGATGTTGGTGACTGCTGTGTGGTGGGACAGGTGAGGttggttaagaaaaaaaaacaccacagcacatataattttatctatctgTATCTCTCTCATGTCATGCCCGTCTGTTTACTTGTGTACCGAACATAACAATTTGTGTGTCATCGTCTTATTCTTCTGTTATTTTAGCTGGTGACCGAATCACTTATGGCAACCTTCCGATCTAAATTATAGTTGGGAAAAATATGCACACGTGATCACATCGGCGAACTTTCATCAAACCGAATGCACGGATACAACCTATCTAAAaagacaataaaaaaaaaaaggagagaggaAAAGCGAACAGCGAGCTCGTTTGCTTACTTGAATCTGTTAGATTCATCATCGACTTTAAAGTCTTAATTGAATCTGTTAGATTCATCATCGACTTTGAAGTCTTATCAGTGTAATCCATATTTGGACGAGTAAAAAAGCCATCCATGTTAAGTTTAGCACATTTTACTGGAATTATCTTTTAACATTCCccactgaaaattaaatttgaaatagaTCTCGATGCGAAGAGTGAGTTTCCTTATCATCTTCGCCAATCTGTTGATAGTACGTACAGCCTGATCAATAAATGATGCGTGCCAATGACCTTTccttttcagattttttttggataatttggaatatatatatatatatataatcaatttcggcgtgaaaattaatttaaactaGTCTTCTCTCCCGCGCATTACTCGAGCCTTTCTTTTTAtacattttaattaatatttagtcaatatattttagaaatataatCAATAGTTTTTCAGTTAATACttgttaaattataattatgaaCTTACTACTAATGATGGAGAGCAAGTAACATGtgagaaaattaagaataagtTTAAATTAGTATGGTAGATTATATAATAGGCCTTACTTCTTTTCTGTTATATTTTatgtataattatttaattataaatttataatagtaCTATCACACTTACCAGATAACATAATATTATATGTTATAGAAAAGATGTTTAGAGATTTTTAAATAGTTGTTTTGCAAACTCAAATTCATGAATATCTGTCCAAGAGAGGTAAAACCCACATGCATCATCACATTTAATCTTACTATTGACGAAAATATGAATAGATTATCCATAATGTGTTGAGGATTTATAAAGGCATAAATTTTGTATATGTTCTTATTAGTTTACTTCAAAGTATTTtagtttgtatatttttattttattaaatttcatcTGTTTATGTTTATGCATTTCTTATAATTAAAGACATTGTCACCGAAAAAATTGTGTTTTTgtcacaaaaaaattattacttgaatttctaccaaaaaaaaaattacttgaatGATGACATTCATTTCTTGCAACTAGGGACGGACTGAGGGGGCTGGGGCTAGCGGCCGCCTCCTAAAATTTTGACGTTATatagaaaatgataaaatgacaaaaaatttccatttttaattaaattacttatatttgCCCCCTAAAGGCTTGCCTCCCTTGACCAAAATCTTGGGTCCGTCCCTAGTTGCAGGAGGCCGAACTAATATGTAGAGAGAGATGGGTTGTGGAAATTTTAATAAGAttgtttaattttcaatagatttgataaaattttatgagAATAAAAGAGACAATCAACCATGAAGCAATAATTCACCCAAGACGCTTATGTGACATGCTCTCATTAAACAAATGAAAGTCTCTCGTCACACGATGTTTAgaaatctaaattaaatacCTATAATAGATGGATAGGCAAATGGAAATTGGAGAAGTATTGGAGCAGCCAGCAACGTAGTGGTGAGGGAATAACAAACCGAACCAAACAGAGAGGGAGGGGTTTACCGAACCCAACCCAATCGACGTCTCCACATTCCACGACATCGTACATATGTATGTCAAATACTTTTGAATTACGAGTCATAATCGGTTCTTGTCAATCGGGACGGGTACGTGAATGATCCATAAACCCGGGGGGCGGGACCGATCGATCTCTTTGTATATAAAATGGGCCACCTAGTGAAATTTAGTTAAGATGCAGGTGACTAGAAGTTGGGAGCTTGAAAGGCTGTCTGTCGTCTCTTCTCCTCTCACCTTCTTTCCTCCCAATCACTCCATTTGGTAACGTTCCCAAAGAAACATAAGAAGATCAGTCCTCACGGCACAAGagccttctctctctctctctctctctcggctcTCGCGCGGTGTCGTCTTCAATGGCGGAACCAGTTGTTATGGCCGGAGGCTTTCAAGAGGCCGGGATGAGGCCGTGGCCAGCTCCTCTTGATCATCATCTTGTGCTTTCTGATGAAGCATGCGAAGCAAACAAGGTCTCTCTCCAATCAGTCTGTCTCTCTAGGGGCACTGCCATTCCCGTTATTGAAAACCATAACCAAAACCTCTTAATTCTAGACGAGAGTTAGATGATTGAATTATAtgtactttttattatttaataataatcttGGTTTTATTCTTGCTCTTTTTTCAGGAATGGATTAGTCGGGGTGGGCAAAAACAAAACCATTACGACGACCATTACCGTCACAATCTACATCGCCATCGTCCTCGATTTCGGGCTGAGCCGCCTTCGCCACCGCTGGTATGTTGGAGTAGTTAACCGCTTTGGTTCTTAGTTGCATCGATGACCGATTTAGTCCTCGATTTCGAAATAATTGgttgaatttatatattttttttctccaattcGAAGAGTAACAGTGCCAAATGTCGTGAGTGTAATTTTTCTATGCATGGCATATTAACCTCACGAGTTGATTAATTTCCTCATCAATTTTAGGAATTGATTACTTTTATATTGGCACATTCTTTTGGAATGGCCGGATATTTTTCTaatcatcaaattaattaatgccaATTTAATTTGCATGGCGTTGAGTAAATGGATTTGATGCAATGACAAAAGTAGCATACTGAAAATGATGATGGTTCAATCCTCATTAATGAGACTTTtgtactcttttatttttatttaattattctttataCAAGGCCGTACATCTCTCTTATAACTTAAAAAGAAACTTTCCatatccttttttcttttattgggTAAAGTATGCCTCGCAAATAACTGAAGATTTATGGCAGTCTCGATGATTATTGCAAAAAAGCATGGGCAACCGATCGAATTGAAATTATTCTCAAGTATCATTTCCCTAAGTATAAGTAAGCAGATCTTCTCTTGCCTAAACCTGACGACTCAAACATGTACGCATGCAGTCGTCCTGTAGTACTTGCACGTCCAGCTGGGTCACTTGATCCGATTGTGATCGATGCGACCGGTTGTCGATTGTAATAACATTTATGTATATACCTTTTTGGGCATGCAGCAGAAATCAAGCTCATCATCAAGGGCTCGTCAGCATCAACAAAGGCAGAAAATACAGTCTAATATTGATCGGGCGGCTTACGGAGGAGGGCAAGGAATGCAAGCATTCTTCCTTAATTCATGCCCAAGATCATCAAGTGGGACCGGCGTCTTTCTTCCTCAAAGGCTTGACACTGACAATAATAATTCCGATTCTTTGAACAGGAAACctggtaatatatatatatattatatatatatatatatatatatttcttgttcattttattttattatagggagtcaatatatatatatatatatgcgtctCGACAccattttttttgaaaaattcagaTTGTGGTTGATTGTATTTTCGACTAATCGGGGAATCTGATTCTGTTCGAGATATTCGTGTAATTGGCATGTATATCATGAGCTGTCTGTGTGTTGATCTTTAAGAACTAAAAAGTTTTCTTATTGCGGAAAATGTTTCAAGTTTttccaaaaacaaaagaacattacaaaaaaattaaataatttctcgATTCTACTCAACGCGTGGACCTGTATATATACCTATCTAGCTTGCATCTTCAAGTTAGCCGattatccatttttttctctaacaAACCAAGAATGTCAA
This region includes:
- the LOC116187505 gene encoding uncharacterized protein LOC116187505 isoform X1, with translation MAEPVVMAGGFQEAGMRPWPAPLDHHLVLSDEACEANKEWISRGGQKQNHYDDHYRHNLHRHRPRFRAEPPSPPLQKSSSSSRARQHQQRQKIQSNIDRAAYGGGQGMQAFFLNSCPRSSSGTGVFLPQRLDTDNNNSDSLNRKPACAPVLLPTRVVQALNLNVHALGLQISPRQDSKDYKGISGEKNSGKKKNNVIGKDTTQCCVVSENRSSPHIFLPKEWTY
- the LOC116189625 gene encoding serine/threonine-protein kinase 10-like, translating into MASSMRATVGLLLRDIVSSQADMEKLEKKSLEELDQMVYQEMMKALQFGRSQSQALASLRNKAGRLSQDLVLASENKERVQRHLLEECKSRRREREELQKSTLELEAEKDCFIRETRALRDQNRLLQAELRAKELGVKRLPESNLNIEEELIRGLDSRRMLTSEQSGG
- the LOC116187505 gene encoding uncharacterized protein LOC116187505 isoform X2 — translated: MAEPVVMAGGFQEAGMRPWPAPLDHHLVLSDEACEANKEWISRGGQKQNHYDDHYRHNLHRHRPRFRAEPPSPPLKSSSSSRARQHQQRQKIQSNIDRAAYGGGQGMQAFFLNSCPRSSSGTGVFLPQRLDTDNNNSDSLNRKPACAPVLLPTRVVQALNLNVHALGLQISPRQDSKDYKGISGEKNSGKKKNNVIGKDTTQCCVVSENRSSPHIFLPKEWTY
- the LOC116188465 gene encoding pentatricopeptide repeat-containing protein At4g02820, mitochondrial gives rise to the protein MLRRYTRPAVSAAARPFSAAPAADGVASTSAGQKRSGGNTLGKQLLSLVYAKRSAIVTIRQWKEKGNQVRKYELNRIVRELRKLRRYKHALEICEWMTLEQDIKLLPGDYAVHLDLIAKVRGLNSAEKFFEDMPAEMRGQLTCSALLHCYAQNKLSEKAEALVEKMKECDMLKDPLPFNHMLSLYIACGQLEKVPSAIEELKKNTKPDAVTYNLWLTVCSTNNDVETAEKVFLELKKARVIPDWVTYSILTNLYVKKGLSEKAGTTLKEMEKRISRKTRVAYSSLISLYTNMGDKDGARRIWRKMKSCFRKMNDAEYTCMISSLVKLGEIEEAEKFYTEWESGSNTGDPRVANLLIAAYINNNQIEKAETFCDRAIQKGVDPCYTTWELFTWGSLKGDHMDKALEYLKKAIASVKEWKFDKKLIGKMLEKFEEQGNVEGVEELLAVIRKAGKLNAEVYNALLRTYAKAGKMPLIIAERMEKDGVHLNEETHELIKKTSNMCVSEASCRFS
- the LOC116187505 gene encoding uncharacterized protein LOC116187505 isoform X3: MAEPVVMAGGFQEAGMRPWPAPLDHHLVLSDEACEANKEWISRGGQKQNHYDDHYRHNLHRHRPRFRAEPPSPPLQKSSSSSRARQHQQRQKIQSNIDRAAYGGGQGMQAFFLNSCPRSSSGTGVFLPQRLDTDNNNSDSLNRKPDSKDYKGISGEKNSGKKKNNVIGKDTTQCCVVSENRSSPHIFLPKEWTY